The Rhizobiaceae bacterium genome contains the following window.
GTCCCAAAGGGTTCAATGTCATGGCCGCAGTGCTGTCTCCTAAGGTCCTGCCCATCCTCATGCTGATTGCATCGAACGTCTTCATGACGTTCGCGTGGTACGGCCATCTCAAGCATACCAGCGCGCCGCTGTGGGCCGCCGTCATCGTGAGCTGGGGCATCGCGTTCTTCGAATACTGGCTGGCGGTCCCGGCCAACCGGATCGGCAGC
Protein-coding sequences here:
- a CDS encoding DMT family protein, with protein sequence MAAVLSPKVLPILMLIASNVFMTFAWYGHLKHTSAPLWAAVIVSWGIAFFEYWLAVPANRIGSQVYSAAELKTMQEVITLTVFAFFSVLYLKESLTLNHLIGFALIAGGAAFVFKG